The window GGACAGAGTATAGTTCCAGACCGATCGGTATCCTTGCCATCTGCCATTCCTCCTTACCAGACTTCCGGCGATCACCCATGCATGCCGGATTTTCATCCCCCGCATCTCGCCGCATCTCGCCTATTCTCCCGTATCTCGCCTATTTCTTCATTGCCTCATCAAATGCCATCCTTGAAGGTGTGAAGCAGAGCTTCTTCACGAATTCCAGCGCTTCCTTTGCTCCAAACTCACGGTCCATGCCGCTGTCTTCCCATTCCACAGAAAGGGGCCCACTGTAATCCATGGCATTGAGCTCACGGATTACCTCCTCGAAGTTGACATTGCCATGCCCGAGGGAGCGGAAATTCCATCCTCTGCGATTATCACCAAACGGCAAGTGCGAACCAAGTATACCTGCCCTTCCGTCCAAAGTAATTGCAACGTCTTTCATGTGCACGTGATAGACACGATCCCTAAACTCTCGCAAGAAGAGGTGTGGGGTGACTCCCTGCCAGAGGAGATGGCTTGGATCGAAGTTGAGTCCCAGTGTTGGTCGATGATTGAAAACCTCAAAGAGGCGCTGCGTGGTATAGAAGTCATAAGCAATCTCTGTGGGGTGCACTTCGAGGGCGAACTTGATTCCATTGCGATCGAATTCATCCAGGATGGGAGTCCAAAGCTCAAAGATTTCCTGGTAAGCTGCCTCGATCATCTCGTCTGGGGTCTGCGGAAATGAGTAGAAGAATTTCCAAATTGGAGAGCCTGTGAATCCAGTGACCACATAACACCCCATGTTCTTGGCGGCTCGCGCCGTATACTTCATTTCCTCAATTCCCCACTCACGGATCCTAGCGGGGTCGCCTTTCACAGACGCGGGCGCAAAGTTGTCTAGACGCTTGTCATAAAGATCTCCTACGCACTGGCCGGCGAGATGCGCCCCCAGCGCCCAGCATTTTAGGTTATATTTGCTCAAGATGGCCTTTCTCTCGGCCACATAATCGGGATCCTCTGCTGCTTTCCTTACATCCATATGATCTCCCCAGCAGGCGATTTCCAGGCCATCATATCCCATCTCGCTCGCCTTTTTGCATATCTCCTCGAAGGTCAAATCCGCCCACTGCCCGGTAAACAAAGTTATGGGTCTCATCTGCTACACACCTCCCGAAATTGCCGGCTACAAGCCCATATAGTCTACCTTCGTCATTTTTTGGCCTGGCCAGCTGCCATCATAGCTGACGGCTCCGCCAGCACCTACATATAGTCTATCCTCGCCATTTTCTAGCCGCCCAGCCACGGCTAATGGCTAGTTGATCCATTGCTGATCTAACGGAGAGAAACCCAAATAGAACCCTTATGAGAACTTTCCACGCTCTTGTTGATAAATCTCACGCCATCTACACCGGCTTCAACACTCGGGAAATCAAGATCCTCAGCTGTGAGATCCTGCCCAGCCTTCTTCTTCAGCAAAGCTCCGGCAAAAGCTGAATAGATATTGGAAAAGGCTTCATAATAGCCCTCCGGATGTCCTGGAGGTATACGCGAGAATTTCGCAGCCTGCGGATATATGTAGCCAGTCCCCCTAGAAAGAATCTGGACAGGCTGACCAAGATAGGCGACCTTCAGGTAGTTAGGATTTTCTTGCTCCCATTCGATCGATCCCTTTGTGCCGACGATACGGACTCTGAGCCCATTGTCATGCCCGATTGCAACCTGGGAACACCAGTAAACGCCGGTGGCGCCGTTATTATATTTCACCAGGATCTCGGCGTTGTCATCGAGCTTCCTTCCCTCACCGAAGATGTCGAGGTTCGCACAGAGGGAATCTATCTTCAGCCCGGTTATATAGGCGACCGTATTCTCAATATGACTGCCGATATCTCCCACGCAGTTGGAAGCACCGGATTGCTTGGGATCCGTCCGCCATGCCGCCTGCTTGTTCCCTTCTTTTTCGGTGGGAGTGGCAAGCCAATCCTGGAGATATTCACCCATAACTACCCGGATCTCTCCAATGTCGCCCCGGCGGATCATTTCTCGGGCATGCTTCACCATAGGGTAACCGGAATATGTATATGTCACACAGAAAAGAAGGCCCTTCTCTTTTGCGATCTTGGCTAACTCCTCAGCTTCTTCCACTGTAACAGTGAGTGGTTTGTCGCACACTACATTGATCCCATTGGTCAAGAATGCCTTTGCAACCGCATAGTGGACATTATTCGGGGTAACAATTGAGACGAAATCGATCTTGTCCTCTCGCGCGCCTTCTTTTTTGGCCATCTCTTCAAAATCCCTGTACAGTCGCCCGGGATCCAAACCGAGACTCCTGCCAGTGCTCAGAGTGTTTTCGTAACTCCTTGAAAACACTCCGGCTACTAACTGCGCCTTTCCATCGAAGCTTGCAGCTCTCCTGTGCACATCGCCGATGAAGGCGCCCGGACCGCCCCCAACCATTCCGTATAGGAGTTTGCCACCTTCAGACCCTGTCGCTTTCCCTTCGATCACAATATCACTCCCCTTCAAGGCTTTTGGTGACTTCCTTTGGTACGATAGCATGCTGACGGACACGGCAGGCACACTGCCGGGCATGACGGCCCGCCATAATACCCGCAAGATCGTCAGCCTCCGACAGCAGCCCATCAGCTTTTACTGTCCCTGGATCAAGGCAAAGATATCCAGGGGCAAATCATCCTTCCAAAAGATTAATAATTCGCCCTGAATATCCCTTCCCCTCCTAAGCGGCTCCTCAATAAAATGATTTTTCTACTGGCCACCGGGCAGTCTCTCAGCAATAGAATGTTGCTTCCAGCATCTCACAGAGACAATGATATACCTTCACATGCTGCTCCTGGACGCGATCCGTGCGGTTTTCCGGAACGCAAATGGCGAGATCAGCCACCTCGGCAAGGGGCCCTCCTGAAGCGCCGGTGAGCGCTATAGTGGTAAGTCCTTTGGCCTTTGCCGCGGTCACAGCATAGCGCACATTCTGGGCTCTGCCGCTCGTGCTGATACCGATGAGAATATCCCCGGGCTTTCCGAGAGCCCAGACTTCCTGCGCATAAGCCATATGCGGACATGGATTATCATTATCTACCGCGCTCGAGAGTGCGGGATTTGCTCCAAGAACCACCGCCCTGAAGCCGCCTTCGAGGTGTTCTGCGACCTCCGCGCCGCCGGGCAATCCGGCGAACCTGGCTTTATCCTTCTCATCCAAGGGTCTTTTCCTGGTGTACGATTTCAGAAGCTCGCCGGATATATGAAGCGCGTCGGCCATGCTCCCACCATTTCCACATATATAGATACATCCCCCGACTTCCACGCACCTCGCCATAGCGCGGTATACCCTGGCAAGCTCCGGCTCGAGACCTGACATCTCAGGATTGCGCTCGAGGAAGCCCCTTAACACTGAACCCGCGGCTT is drawn from Bacillota bacterium and contains these coding sequences:
- a CDS encoding sugar phosphate isomerase/epimerase — protein: MRPITLFTGQWADLTFEEICKKASEMGYDGLEIACWGDHMDVRKAAEDPDYVAERKAILSKYNLKCWALGAHLAGQCVGDLYDKRLDNFAPASVKGDPARIREWGIEEMKYTARAAKNMGCYVVTGFTGSPIWKFFYSFPQTPDEMIEAAYQEIFELWTPILDEFDRNGIKFALEVHPTEIAYDFYTTQRLFEVFNHRPTLGLNFDPSHLLWQGVTPHLFLREFRDRVYHVHMKDVAITLDGRAGILGSHLPFGDNRRGWNFRSLGHGNVNFEEVIRELNAMDYSGPLSVEWEDSGMDREFGAKEALEFVKKLCFTPSRMAFDEAMKK
- a CDS encoding Gfo/Idh/MocA family oxidoreductase yields the protein MLSYQRKSPKALKGSDIVIEGKATGSEGGKLLYGMVGGGPGAFIGDVHRRAASFDGKAQLVAGVFSRSYENTLSTGRSLGLDPGRLYRDFEEMAKKEGAREDKIDFVSIVTPNNVHYAVAKAFLTNGINVVCDKPLTVTVEEAEELAKIAKEKGLLFCVTYTYSGYPMVKHAREMIRRGDIGEIRVVMGEYLQDWLATPTEKEGNKQAAWRTDPKQSGASNCVGDIGSHIENTVAYITGLKIDSLCANLDIFGEGRKLDDNAEILVKYNNGATGVYWCSQVAIGHDNGLRVRIVGTKGSIEWEQENPNYLKVAYLGQPVQILSRGTGYIYPQAAKFSRIPPGHPEGYYEAFSNIYSAFAGALLKKKAGQDLTAEDLDFPSVEAGVDGVRFINKSVESSHKGSIWVSLR
- a CDS encoding SIS domain-containing protein; translation: MIVGLLGQQKIDQPLRGRETGHPTGSQGGLDLPEAAGSVLRGFLERNPEMSGLEPELARVYRAMARCVEVGGCIYICGNGGSMADALHISGELLKSYTRKRPLDEKDKARFAGLPGGAEVAEHLEGGFRAVVLGANPALSSAVDNDNPCPHMAYAQEVWALGKPGDILIGISTSGRAQNVRYAVTAAKAKGLTTIALTGASGGPLAEVADLAICVPENRTDRVQEQHVKVYHCLCEMLEATFYC